The window gtttttattggcctagtaTTTTCAAAGATGCCCACCGAATTTGCAAATCTTGTTATGCGTGCCAACGGGCTAGAAAAATCaccaaaagagatgagatgcctcaacatagCATTCAAGTATGTAAGGTGTTTGACGTTTGGGGGATTAATTTTATGGGCACGTATCCTAAATGTCATTCGAATCTTTACATTCTCGTAGCaatagattatgtttctaaatgggcagaggccaaagctctcccaactaatgatgcgcgGGTTCTAATTATCTTCTTGAAGAGCATCTTTGCCCGATTTGGCACCCCGAAAGCCCTCATTAGTGATAGAGGCACCCACTTTTGTAATACTCAAATGGAGAAAGTGTTGAAACGATACGGGGTGACCCACAAAGTATCAACATCTTACCACCCGTAAATAAGTGGGCAAGTTCAGAATACCAACTGTTCGTTGAAACGAATCTTAGAAAAGAACGTTGGTACGAATCCCAAAGAGTGGTCTACAAAGCTTGAAgatgcattgtgggcatttcgTACGGCCTACAAGACACCGATAGGAACAACTCCTTATCATTTGGTATAtggtaaagcatgccatcttcctTTGGAGATCGAGCATTAAACTCATTGGGCTTTAAAGGTGTGCAATATGGATTACCATGAGGCGGGTCGCTTTCGTTTGGATCAATTAAACGAGTTGGATGAGTTACGCCTTGACGCATATGAAAACTCGGTTATTTACAAGGAGAAAACCAAACATTGGCATGATAACCGTATCAAAAACCCAAAAGAATTCAAGGAGGGTGATCGAGTCATTCTCTATAATGCTCGTTACAAGTTGTCGCTCAGAAAGTTAAAGTCCCGATGGAACGGGCCATTCGTTGTGAAGAAGGTGTACCCGTATGGTACAATTGAGTTAGTGAATTCGAAAGGTGAAGAGTTTAAGGTAAATGGCCACCGGGTCAGACCTTACATTGATAGTTTTCTAAAAACTGAAATAGAAGATGAGATTAACCTCAATTTCGAGCTTGAAAATGAATGAATGTTGAGTCCcgtgaatgactcggtaataaacttcacattgt of the Rutidosis leptorrhynchoides isolate AG116_Rl617_1_P2 chromosome 5, CSIRO_AGI_Rlap_v1, whole genome shotgun sequence genome contains:
- the LOC139849469 gene encoding uncharacterized protein, with the protein product MDYHEAGRFRLDQLNELDELRLDAYENSVIYKEKTKHWHDNRIKNPKEFKEGDRVILYNARYKLSLRKLKSRWNGPFVVKKVYPYGTIELVNSKGEEFKVNGHRVRPYIDSFLKTEIEDEINLNFELENE